In the Paenibacillus sp. FSL H7-0357 genome, one interval contains:
- a CDS encoding Fic family protein, producing MKYETLIELLQEEMKMGLKGGLYHQTQIKLAYNSNRIEGSRLSEDQTRYIFETNTINVEPEETASVDDIIETVNHFACFDYMLNLAHEDLSEEMIKEFHRILKRNTSDERKDWFRVGDYKARPNVVGDMKTTAPGKVASAMGKLLTMYHQKTGNSFEDIVDFHHEFESIHPFQDGNGRVGRIILFKECLKNGILPFIIDHEYKLFYYRGLKEYSSEKGYLLDTCLSAQDRYEAEVAYFFPELKRLP from the coding sequence ATGAAATATGAAACATTAATAGAGCTCTTACAGGAAGAAATGAAGATGGGGCTTAAAGGAGGGCTGTACCATCAGACCCAAATTAAGCTTGCCTATAACTCCAACCGGATCGAAGGCAGTCGGTTATCTGAGGATCAGACACGATATATTTTTGAAACCAACACAATAAACGTAGAACCTGAAGAAACAGCAAGTGTTGACGATATTATTGAAACGGTAAACCACTTCGCCTGCTTTGACTATATGTTGAACCTTGCACATGAGGACTTATCCGAAGAAATGATCAAGGAATTCCATAGAATCTTAAAAAGAAATACTTCGGATGAAAGAAAAGACTGGTTCCGCGTGGGGGATTACAAAGCCAGGCCCAATGTGGTAGGAGATATGAAAACAACTGCTCCGGGAAAAGTGGCAAGCGCGATGGGGAAGCTGCTCACCATGTATCACCAAAAAACCGGAAATTCGTTTGAGGACATCGTAGACTTCCATCATGAATTTGAAAGCATCCACCCTTTTCAGGACGGAAACGGTCGTGTCGGCAGGATCATCCTGTTCAAGGAATGTTTGAAAAATGGTATACTCCCCTTTATCATCGACCATGAGTATAAGCTGTTTTATTACCGCGGCCTGAAGGAGTACTCTTCGGAAAAAGGATATTTGCTGGACACCTGCCTGTCGGCACAGGACAGATATGAAGCGGAGGTTGCTTATTTCTTTCCGGAATTGAAGCGTCTTCCGTGA
- a CDS encoding IucA/IucC family C-terminal-domain containing protein — MDNYLSSVSWKQMAEEYRLWLGEPPKGSVRTIALSQLYEEAACREYVSWLKDYIGAPDMQVAASMLAKRIGYLWIAPLLTAMTFHNREVSFPLDNSFLYHPASPAFKVDTPFPFLALNGLRAASPPEDREVWREEVVEEIFAVRLAPLLQTLAAIGPVSIAVLWENIMVRIAPLYSPGADESRQERQRMNADFTFLTRMAPGQLFGERRNPFTRFTENNDLVQVAKNKRITCCFYYRMSGEYCVKCPKIDNENESQLK, encoded by the coding sequence ATGGACAACTATCTGTCGTCTGTATCCTGGAAGCAAATGGCGGAAGAATACCGGCTGTGGCTAGGTGAGCCGCCGAAAGGCAGCGTCCGTACTATTGCTCTGAGCCAGTTGTATGAAGAAGCTGCATGCCGCGAATATGTAAGCTGGCTTAAGGATTATATCGGCGCGCCGGATATGCAGGTTGCCGCCTCTATGCTGGCCAAGCGGATCGGCTATCTGTGGATCGCGCCGCTTCTGACCGCTATGACCTTTCATAATCGGGAAGTCTCCTTCCCGCTGGACAACAGCTTCCTTTATCATCCGGCTTCCCCGGCTTTTAAAGTGGATACGCCTTTTCCTTTCCTGGCGCTGAACGGACTTCGGGCAGCATCGCCACCGGAAGATAGGGAAGTGTGGCGGGAAGAGGTCGTAGAGGAGATTTTTGCGGTAAGACTTGCGCCGCTGCTGCAGACGCTTGCCGCCATTGGCCCCGTTTCTATAGCGGTGCTTTGGGAGAATATTATGGTGCGTATTGCTCCGCTGTATTCTCCTGGAGCAGACGAATCCAGACAAGAAAGGCAGCGGATGAATGCAGATTTTACGTTCCTGACCCGGATGGCCCCCGGGCAACTGTTTGGCGAAAGGCGGAATCCGTTTACCCGTTTTACAGAGAACAATGACCTGGTTCAGGTTGCGAAGAACAAGCGTATCACCTGCTGCTTTTATTACCGGATGTCAGGAGAATATTGCGTAAAGTGTCCGAAAATTGACAATGAGAATGAATCTCAATTAAAATGA
- a CDS encoding ABC transporter ATP-binding protein produces MTKRQWVTKFMLMHKWVLVCGFIITTLMTMINLIYPFLNGRIINIAFYDKDMSAFLNLCLIYAGILIFNQFVVATLNNLISSQLMTGFVFDIRRALFKKILHKKGKDLSGMYSGDMISRMNHDAADIMNLIFWSGLWGYSNFLHILFAVCFMFYYNIFLGAFTVVLVPVVFFSSKYFKARAQKVNKDIAAEQGKLSSYLFEIVKNLREIKILNASKKVRSVYLRKTTSINKMNVENGRIEVTTERLNSFITLIAQLLIFVICAYFIVKGQMQLGVFVAAISYFNIAVNYFSSINSKIVDVWGQTISLQRVVDILNEEEEDYKENHPPKQIKEGKIEFNNVTFGYTEDRPVLNGFNLRVDAGSTIGIVGKSGAGKTTMGNLLYNLYNVDSGELLIDGMNVNEYNLHSLRSQVGIVHQETILYDNTLRYNLSFTNNKDNDDALMEAIKKAALYDVVLTFPDGLDTLLGTEGQELSGGQKQRLAIARILVKNPKILVFDEATAFLDSRNEALIRNVMSEMSQDRTLIIIAHRFSTIKSCDKIAVLADGVVKGFDTHDVLIRNNKTYIDLFSEQCLGGEAV; encoded by the coding sequence ATGACAAAAAGGCAATGGGTCACTAAATTTATGCTGATGCACAAATGGGTACTTGTATGCGGATTCATAATCACTACATTAATGACGATGATCAATCTGATTTATCCGTTCCTCAACGGGAGAATTATCAATATAGCTTTTTATGATAAAGACATGAGCGCCTTTTTGAATTTGTGCTTAATCTATGCAGGCATACTCATTTTCAATCAGTTTGTCGTTGCGACGTTAAACAATCTCATTTCGTCGCAATTGATGACGGGTTTTGTCTTTGATATACGGCGGGCTCTTTTCAAAAAAATATTACATAAAAAAGGGAAAGACCTCTCCGGGATGTACAGTGGGGATATGATCAGCCGAATGAACCATGACGCCGCGGATATTATGAATCTCATTTTCTGGAGCGGACTTTGGGGATACTCCAACTTTCTGCATATCCTATTCGCTGTCTGCTTCATGTTTTACTACAATATATTTCTGGGGGCTTTTACGGTCGTGCTGGTTCCCGTCGTGTTTTTTAGCTCGAAATATTTCAAGGCAAGAGCGCAGAAGGTCAATAAAGACATTGCAGCGGAACAGGGTAAACTATCCTCTTACTTATTTGAGATTGTGAAAAATTTGCGGGAGATAAAAATCCTTAACGCAAGTAAAAAAGTAAGGAGCGTTTATTTAAGAAAAACGACATCCATCAATAAAATGAACGTGGAAAACGGAAGAATCGAAGTGACGACAGAAAGGCTTAATTCGTTCATCACACTTATCGCACAGCTGTTGATATTTGTGATCTGCGCCTATTTCATCGTTAAAGGCCAAATGCAGCTCGGCGTTTTTGTGGCCGCCATAAGCTATTTCAATATAGCTGTGAACTACTTCAGCTCCATCAACAGCAAAATTGTCGATGTCTGGGGACAGACCATCTCCTTACAACGTGTCGTGGATATATTGAATGAAGAGGAAGAAGATTACAAAGAAAACCATCCTCCAAAACAAATAAAGGAGGGCAAGATTGAATTTAACAATGTCACCTTTGGATACACCGAAGATAGACCTGTTCTGAACGGATTCAATCTCCGCGTGGATGCAGGAAGCACGATTGGCATTGTCGGAAAAAGCGGCGCAGGTAAAACAACGATGGGGAACCTGCTCTACAATCTATATAACGTTGACAGCGGCGAGCTTCTGATCGACGGAATGAATGTCAATGAGTATAACCTGCATAGCTTGCGGAGCCAGGTGGGGATTGTCCATCAGGAGACCATCCTTTACGATAATACCCTGCGTTACAATCTTTCATTTACCAACAACAAGGATAATGATGACGCATTAATGGAAGCTATTAAGAAAGCCGCACTTTATGATGTTGTCCTGACATTCCCTGACGGACTGGACACGCTGCTTGGGACTGAAGGGCAAGAATTATCCGGCGGGCAGAAGCAGCGTCTGGCTATCGCAAGGATACTAGTCAAGAATCCTAAGATTCTGGTCTTTGACGAAGCCACAGCATTCCTCGACAGCCGGAACGAAGCGCTTATCCGGAACGTGATGAGTGAGATGTCACAGGATCGGACGCTCATTATCATTGCCCACCGTTTTTCCACCATTAAAAGCTGTGATAAAATCGCGGTTTTAGCGGACGGTGTTGTCAAAGGCTTTGATACTCACGACGTACTGATTAGAAACAATAAAACGTATATAGACTTATTCAGCGAACAGTGTTTAGGAGGTGAAGCTGTATGA
- a CDS encoding YbjQ family protein produces the protein MIITTTSTIEGSPIRQYLGIATGEVIIGANVFRDFKASITDLVGGRSGAYEGKLQEARDTAFAEMTQKASGMGANTIVGVDIDYEVIRDGMLMVAVSGTAVIV, from the coding sequence ATGATTATAACCACTACATCAACTATTGAAGGCTCCCCGATAAGGCAGTATCTGGGCATTGCCACCGGTGAAGTCATTATAGGAGCCAACGTATTCAGAGACTTTAAGGCTTCGATTACCGACCTCGTAGGGGGGCGTTCGGGCGCTTACGAAGGCAAGCTTCAGGAAGCGAGAGATACGGCATTTGCTGAGATGACTCAGAAAGCTTCAGGGATGGGAGCTAATACGATTGTCGGAGTCGACATTGATTATGAAGTCATTCGCGATGGCATGCTGATGGTTGCCGTAAGCGGGACGGCCGTGATCGTTTAA
- a CDS encoding CPBP family intramembrane glutamic endopeptidase, translated as MKNVRKLSEPEKELMEVISSSTSTMPQARPGWPETLTALGLYLIGIVMLGLWMSQIPDEQAIFRINIGGVGNGLVGLAALFAAYALRVRDLRAFGFRAIERKWLLVGATLGVVAYGGCFVIEGVYFHFITELNNQADFQTAAQGGALSLFVLLITGAILTPLGEEFVFRGVIANALNRYGAWGGVVGSAAIFGVVHGFNVILFDAFMVGILNGILFRKTGSIWPGVVVHIVYNGLNLIYYSTL; from the coding sequence GTGAAAAATGTTCGAAAATTGTCTGAACCTGAAAAGGAACTCATGGAGGTAATTAGCTCTTCCACGTCCACTATGCCCCAAGCCCGACCTGGCTGGCCAGAGACCCTAACTGCACTGGGTCTCTATCTGATCGGCATTGTTATGCTCGGTCTTTGGATGTCGCAAATCCCTGACGAGCAAGCCATCTTCCGAATTAACATCGGGGGTGTAGGCAATGGTCTCGTTGGCCTCGCCGCCTTGTTCGCAGCCTACGCCCTGCGGGTTCGCGATCTGCGCGCTTTCGGTTTCCGGGCGATCGAACGGAAATGGCTGCTTGTGGGAGCCACCCTCGGTGTTGTCGCGTACGGCGGATGCTTCGTTATAGAGGGGGTGTATTTTCACTTCATCACCGAGCTGAACAACCAAGCGGACTTCCAGACGGCGGCGCAAGGTGGCGCGCTCTCACTCTTCGTTCTGCTTATCACTGGCGCTATCCTCACGCCGCTCGGCGAGGAGTTTGTATTCCGTGGCGTTATTGCCAATGCGCTGAACCGTTACGGAGCATGGGGCGGCGTGGTTGGCAGCGCTGCGATCTTCGGCGTCGTTCATGGATTCAACGTCATCCTGTTCGACGCATTCATGGTCGGCATCCTGAATGGTATACTGTTCCGTAAGACGGGTTCCATCTGGCCCGGGGTCGTGGTGCATATCGTGTATAACGGCCTCAATCTTATCTACTATTCTACGTTATAG
- a CDS encoding response regulator transcription factor, with translation MTNLSDFKIAIVDDEPSIVTMLQMVLRREGFHQLYAASTCAEALDLAKREAPDILLLDIMLPDGSGLELCSKLRKYGNPHILFLTAKASDLDVLRGFAMGGDDYITKPFNPLEVAARIQARIRRLEPETSTSSPAKRPDPGIYRFGRFTVNEVEGELIVEGQPVPCPAQEFQLLLHFCKFPGIVFSKTQLYDKVWGINGQGDDSTVMVHIRRIRERIEIDPGNPKLLLTVRGLGYKLVKEPQER, from the coding sequence ATGACAAATCTATCCGATTTTAAAATCGCAATCGTCGACGACGAGCCTTCGATTGTCACGATGCTGCAAATGGTGCTTCGCAGGGAAGGGTTTCATCAGCTGTACGCGGCTTCCACCTGTGCGGAAGCTCTCGATTTAGCGAAGCGTGAAGCCCCCGATATCCTCCTGCTCGACATCATGCTCCCCGACGGCAGCGGCCTGGAGCTCTGCTCCAAGCTCCGCAAATACGGGAATCCGCATATTTTGTTTCTGACGGCCAAGGCTTCCGATCTCGATGTCCTGCGAGGCTTCGCTATGGGCGGGGACGATTATATCACGAAGCCCTTCAATCCTCTGGAGGTGGCCGCAAGAATTCAGGCACGCATACGCCGACTGGAGCCAGAAACCTCGACGTCCAGTCCGGCGAAACGGCCCGATCCGGGGATTTATCGGTTTGGCCGCTTCACCGTCAACGAGGTGGAGGGCGAACTAATCGTGGAGGGACAGCCAGTTCCTTGCCCCGCGCAGGAGTTCCAGCTGCTGCTGCACTTCTGTAAGTTTCCCGGCATCGTATTTTCCAAAACACAGCTCTACGACAAGGTTTGGGGGATCAACGGACAGGGCGATGATTCGACGGTAATGGTGCATATCCGGCGCATCCGAGAGCGGATCGAGATCGACCCCGGTAATCCGAAGCTGCTGCTTACCGTACGCGGGCTTGGCTACAAGCTGGTGAAGGAGCCGCAGGAGCGATGA
- a CDS encoding sensor histidine kinase encodes MKIQQRMAFHFTYQLIFYALLMVAITLVACILFFQNMTSNEIRRNFPVGVLQQIAQEAHYKDGTIQISPEWDKLIEEKGMWLQVVSAEGEVIYAVNTTPHHTLPASYSIAQLLDIQETRTFGTYAVHTQLNFAFQDPLLYMLGYPSPDLDQLVAWFDAYGQHGIVRSEAVSHLDQRLRKTGSYLQVIDPESHIVQGIGDEAYVQKAYRQLDILAIQQSPSNYDTNIVAHRDKLSGMTWILYTPHAAGAPLKHPVMEKATRGLVRITVLILLLALPISIWHGYRYGQPLILFAGWFERMGRGQYDQVLTAKDMRKVFRRNGMMRIRYRLYKEVIESFYQMTHQLAQIEKERERLEKAQAEWMSGISHDLRTPLATIQGYGYMLESLPEQWSQEEMRIMGSTIREKGDYMLELISDFSLIHQLKQGDSIMKFREIDLVELVRCSVLKYVNDAMMSEYQFHYVGEDCPLLIQADETWLMRLMDNLLSNAVKHNPPGVIVNVNVGRMNDKACIRVIDNGKGMDEETLHHLFNRYYRGTNSDESTEGSGLGMSIAKTIVEAHSGEIQVKSKVWQGTIIEILLPN; translated from the coding sequence ATGAAGATCCAACAGCGCATGGCCTTCCACTTCACGTATCAATTGATTTTTTATGCCCTGCTTATGGTGGCTATTACTCTGGTTGCCTGCATCTTGTTTTTCCAGAACATGACGAGTAATGAGATACGCCGGAACTTTCCGGTTGGCGTCCTGCAACAGATCGCTCAAGAAGCTCATTACAAGGACGGGACGATTCAGATCTCCCCCGAGTGGGACAAGCTCATCGAGGAAAAAGGCATGTGGCTACAGGTTGTCAGTGCCGAAGGAGAGGTGATCTACGCCGTCAATACAACTCCGCATCATACGCTGCCGGCCTCCTACTCCATCGCTCAACTGCTCGATATCCAAGAGACACGGACGTTTGGGACGTACGCCGTACACACTCAGCTTAATTTTGCTTTCCAAGACCCGCTTCTGTATATGCTGGGCTATCCTAGTCCTGACCTTGACCAGCTCGTAGCCTGGTTTGATGCCTACGGGCAGCATGGAATCGTGCGTAGCGAAGCGGTTTCCCACTTGGACCAGCGGCTGCGCAAAACCGGCAGCTATCTGCAGGTGATCGACCCCGAGAGCCATATCGTACAAGGCATAGGCGATGAAGCATACGTGCAGAAGGCGTATCGACAGCTGGATATCCTGGCCATCCAGCAATCGCCCAGCAACTATGACACGAATATTGTCGCCCATCGGGACAAGCTGAGCGGAATGACGTGGATTCTCTATACACCCCATGCAGCGGGAGCCCCTCTGAAGCATCCTGTGATGGAAAAGGCAACGCGTGGACTCGTCCGGATTACAGTTCTGATCCTGCTCTTGGCGCTGCCGATCTCCATCTGGCATGGCTACCGCTACGGTCAGCCGCTGATTCTGTTCGCAGGCTGGTTCGAACGTATGGGCCGGGGTCAGTACGACCAGGTACTGACCGCCAAGGACATGCGCAAGGTATTCCGCCGCAACGGCATGATGCGCATCCGCTACAGGCTCTATAAGGAAGTGATTGAATCCTTCTATCAGATGACTCATCAATTGGCTCAGATCGAGAAGGAGCGCGAGAGGCTGGAAAAGGCGCAAGCGGAGTGGATGTCAGGGATTTCCCACGATCTGCGCACGCCACTGGCCACAATTCAAGGTTATGGGTATATGCTGGAGAGCTTGCCTGAGCAATGGAGCCAAGAGGAGATGCGCATCATGGGCTCGACGATCCGGGAAAAGGGGGATTATATGCTGGAGCTGATCTCCGACTTCTCATTGATTCATCAGCTCAAGCAGGGCGATTCGATCATGAAGTTTCGGGAGATCGACTTGGTTGAGCTGGTGCGCTGCTCCGTACTGAAGTACGTCAACGACGCCATGATGTCTGAGTATCAGTTTCACTATGTTGGGGAGGATTGTCCCTTGCTGATACAGGCCGATGAAACCTGGCTGATGCGGTTGATGGACAATTTGCTGTCCAACGCCGTGAAGCATAACCCGCCTGGCGTGATTGTCAACGTCAATGTCGGCAGGATGAACGACAAGGCATGCATACGAGTAATCGATAATGGCAAAGGGATGGACGAGGAAACGCTGCATCATTTGTTCAATCGCTACTACCGGGGAACGAATTCCGATGAATCGACGGAAGGATCCGGGCTCGGGATGAGCATCGCCAAAACCATCGTGGAAGCGCATAGCGGCGAAATCCAGGTAAAATCCAAAGTGTGGCAAGGCACGATAATTGAGATCTTATTGCCCAACTGA
- a CDS encoding cobalamin-independent methionine synthase II family protein — protein sequence MCNRFQIVGSLLRPSNLLEYKHQIEHRDDISYPFYQDFQGYEQCEAEAIQAVVDKEINNGLSILTDGEHSKSMWHLDFVWGFQGISRYIADHGYFFRDTDGASKYETRKDIGLRITGELGGKNHHFIEVFKKLQALAGDRETKLCVPSPSHIFGELSWSDNIGGTEAVYKDRHELKDGLVKAYKEFVADFAAAGGQILQFDDCLWELFADDNPNSPYTGENINQEEVQALATEFIDINNTIIDYGHSLGLKMWTHNCRGNYDSRNMGGGSYAKIANLFLKQLKYDRFFLEWDDDRAGSLEALAVFKDKPDTEIVLGLLSSKTNTLDDEARVVQMLDEASKIIDKDRLLLSHQCGFASCDGGNELTEDEQWAKIKQGQQIAQQYWGN from the coding sequence ATGTGCAATAGATTTCAAATCGTAGGCAGCCTGTTGCGTCCGTCGAATTTATTAGAATATAAACATCAGATTGAACATCGGGATGATATCAGTTATCCCTTTTACCAAGATTTCCAAGGGTATGAGCAGTGTGAAGCTGAGGCGATTCAGGCTGTAGTCGATAAAGAAATTAATAATGGTTTGTCCATTCTTACGGATGGAGAACATTCCAAATCTATGTGGCATTTGGATTTTGTCTGGGGCTTCCAAGGAATTAGCCGCTATATAGCGGATCATGGATATTTTTTCAGAGATACAGATGGGGCTTCAAAATATGAGACCCGAAAAGATATTGGTTTGCGCATCACAGGTGAATTAGGTGGAAAGAACCATCATTTTATTGAGGTATTTAAGAAACTTCAAGCCCTTGCTGGCGACCGTGAAACCAAGCTGTGCGTACCTTCTCCATCACATATTTTTGGTGAGCTGTCATGGTCAGATAACATTGGCGGCACAGAAGCGGTTTATAAGGACAGACATGAGCTTAAAGACGGTCTGGTTAAGGCTTATAAGGAATTTGTTGCGGATTTTGCTGCTGCCGGAGGACAAATCCTGCAATTCGACGATTGCTTATGGGAGCTATTTGCAGATGATAACCCGAACTCTCCATATACCGGCGAGAATATCAATCAAGAGGAAGTACAGGCTCTAGCTACAGAATTTATTGACATTAACAATACAATCATTGATTATGGTCATAGCTTAGGCCTCAAAATGTGGACTCATAACTGCCGTGGTAACTATGATTCCCGTAATATGGGTGGTGGCTCCTATGCCAAAATTGCTAATCTGTTCTTGAAGCAGCTGAAATACGACCGCTTTTTCCTGGAATGGGATGATGACCGTGCAGGCTCCCTTGAGGCGCTTGCGGTGTTCAAAGATAAGCCTGATACAGAAATTGTACTTGGATTGTTGTCTTCTAAGACCAATACGCTTGACGATGAGGCCCGTGTAGTTCAAATGCTTGATGAAGCCTCGAAAATTATTGATAAGGATAGATTATTACTTTCTCATCAATGCGGGTTTGCGTCCTGTGATGGCGGCAATGAATTAACGGAAGATGAACAGTGGGCGAAAATTAAACAAGGACAACAGATTGCCCAGCAATATTGGGGTAATTAA
- a CDS encoding helix-turn-helix domain-containing protein, whose protein sequence is MPLQEQASLWSDTTIKTLDVRSGTLPPGGVMSETGLTANLLLLAGGGEGGLVMNGEVCHIRASFACHAVKGSAFTLTAGSENIHYTVIIYKAIPMTGAAHVLFPQRNHPLRTSFVHYPVLPAELHQAADKIVAKWSRGEGLERFHANALLQGVLYELIMEHERGRGGAEPDMVDVVAAYIAGHYRQELKLKELAALAGCGARQLQRRFKQEKLLGPMEYVIQLRMENAERMLRHTDAPIGEIAERTGYHDMYYFSRAFKKYYGVPPQLYRRTAASGTGALSACSGLPDRLACSYESLLGPVICHMRGEYCVTASPRRIAVLDIQYADHLLALEMLPAGSVGLGSAALNFPPYIRDRLKATEMLGTYEYPDLQAVERLQPDLIICTEVHAQHYERLSRIAPTIMFKRNESWQRILSLFGELTGKRAEAERIITDYIRRTALLSEELAPVLAGKSVALIRPRESVVRVHTASHRTGAVLYRDLGLPAPLFVADTSDTAYHISVDRLPAVHANHYFLLSNEMMQEGISVTEQSVWGMLDADRRQHIYPVDAATWIGCYGPTGINCIVDQVARALLA, encoded by the coding sequence ATGCCGCTGCAAGAGCAGGCAAGTTTATGGAGTGATACGACAATCAAGACGCTTGACGTGCGCAGCGGTACTTTGCCGCCTGGCGGTGTTATGAGCGAAACGGGATTGACAGCCAATCTGTTGCTGCTGGCAGGCGGCGGAGAAGGGGGGCTTGTGATGAATGGTGAGGTTTGCCATATCCGGGCCTCTTTTGCTTGTCACGCTGTCAAGGGATCAGCTTTTACTCTCACTGCCGGATCAGAAAACATTCATTATACCGTTATTATCTACAAGGCAATTCCTATGACGGGAGCCGCCCATGTTCTGTTCCCGCAGCGTAATCACCCGCTGCGCACTTCGTTTGTTCACTATCCTGTGCTCCCGGCGGAGCTGCATCAGGCGGCGGACAAGATCGTAGCCAAATGGAGCCGGGGAGAGGGGCTGGAACGTTTCCATGCCAATGCGCTGCTGCAAGGAGTGCTGTATGAGCTTATTATGGAGCATGAACGCGGCCGGGGCGGCGCAGAGCCGGACATGGTGGACGTTGTCGCTGCTTATATAGCGGGGCATTATCGTCAGGAGCTGAAGCTTAAAGAGCTGGCTGCGCTTGCCGGATGCGGCGCGAGACAGCTGCAGCGGCGGTTCAAACAGGAGAAGCTGCTCGGACCGATGGAATATGTGATCCAGCTGCGGATGGAGAATGCAGAGCGGATGCTGCGTCATACGGACGCTCCCATCGGCGAAATCGCTGAAAGAACAGGCTACCACGACATGTATTACTTCAGCAGAGCGTTCAAGAAATATTATGGAGTTCCCCCACAGCTCTACAGGCGCACTGCCGCTTCCGGGACCGGTGCGCTCTCCGCTTGTTCCGGGCTGCCGGACCGCTTGGCCTGCTCGTACGAGTCGCTGCTGGGACCGGTGATATGCCATATGCGAGGCGAATATTGCGTTACCGCTTCTCCGCGGCGGATCGCCGTACTCGACATTCAATATGCTGACCATTTGCTTGCGCTTGAGATGCTACCGGCAGGAAGTGTAGGACTAGGCAGTGCGGCGTTAAATTTCCCCCCATATATCAGGGACAGGCTTAAGGCAACGGAAATGCTCGGAACCTATGAGTACCCGGACCTGCAGGCTGTGGAACGGCTGCAGCCGGATTTGATTATCTGTACCGAGGTGCATGCTCAGCACTATGAACGCTTAAGCCGGATTGCTCCAACTATAATGTTTAAGCGTAATGAGAGCTGGCAGAGAATTCTGAGCCTGTTCGGCGAACTGACGGGCAAGCGGGCGGAGGCGGAACGTATTATTACGGATTACATTCGCCGGACGGCATTACTGTCAGAAGAACTTGCCCCGGTACTGGCGGGTAAGAGCGTGGCTCTGATCCGCCCGCGTGAGTCAGTGGTTCGGGTACATACTGCCTCTCATCGCACAGGCGCCGTGCTGTACCGGGACCTTGGTCTGCCTGCTCCGCTATTTGTCGCAGACACCTCCGATACGGCTTATCATATTTCAGTCGACAGACTACCGGCTGTGCATGCTAACCACTACTTTTTACTTAGCAACGAGATGATGCAGGAGGGAATATCTGTGACAGAGCAAAGCGTCTGGGGCATGCTGGATGCAGACAGGCGGCAGCATATATATCCGGTGGATGCCGCTACATGGATCGGCTGCTATGGACCGACAGGCATCAATTGCATTGTGGATCAGGTGGCCCGCGCCCTGCTGGCCTGA
- a CDS encoding ABC transporter substrate-binding protein: MNRATKRQATGSKINAAQKCGPLMVWMLALVLVLTACGNGGGTNAGTAAQPSAAASAEPSPASETQAQTSPEAQAAAAFPVTIQHIKGENTLTGKPKVIAALDVKFVDQLIAIGEHPAGSVVAGGKDAKFPEYLGDQLGEVKVLGTRDEPNLEAIVALNPDLILMTDFQEQVYDSVSKIAPTIVLDFYEDWRDTLATIGTITGKQAEAEVVRQAYEDKIVGLREKLSAKLGDETVALIRPRPEGIRVHGPEHRTGSILYEDLGLNVPAFVQEIKDDTSVEISMERVADIGADHYFLLSDELFAKEAEALAGSPVWKSLDAVKNNRAYNVNSTLWIAYYGPIALNIIVDQASEALLGSH, from the coding sequence ATGAACAGAGCAACAAAGAGGCAGGCAACCGGCAGCAAGATAAACGCCGCCCAAAAATGTGGACCATTAATGGTATGGATGCTGGCACTGGTACTTGTGCTGACGGCTTGCGGCAATGGAGGGGGCACCAATGCAGGCACAGCCGCACAGCCGTCTGCTGCAGCTTCAGCCGAGCCGTCTCCAGCGTCTGAAACACAGGCTCAGACATCGCCGGAGGCGCAGGCTGCTGCAGCCTTCCCGGTTACCATCCAGCACATAAAGGGTGAAAATACGCTGACCGGGAAACCGAAGGTGATTGCTGCGCTTGATGTGAAATTTGTCGATCAATTGATAGCGATTGGTGAGCACCCGGCAGGCAGCGTTGTGGCTGGAGGGAAGGACGCCAAGTTTCCAGAATATTTAGGCGACCAACTGGGTGAGGTGAAGGTCCTCGGTACACGCGATGAGCCCAATCTTGAGGCTATTGTGGCGTTGAATCCGGATCTTATATTGATGACCGACTTTCAGGAGCAGGTGTATGACAGCGTCAGTAAAATTGCGCCTACAATAGTACTCGACTTCTACGAGGATTGGCGGGATACGTTGGCTACCATCGGTACGATAACAGGCAAGCAGGCGGAGGCGGAGGTAGTGCGTCAGGCTTACGAGGACAAAATCGTCGGACTGCGGGAGAAACTGTCGGCGAAGCTGGGCGACGAAACGGTAGCGCTGATTCGCCCGAGACCGGAAGGTATTCGTGTACATGGTCCCGAGCATCGGACCGGAAGCATTCTTTATGAGGATTTGGGGTTAAATGTCCCTGCATTCGTTCAGGAGATTAAAGATGACACCTCCGTAGAAATTTCGATGGAGAGAGTCGCTGATATCGGAGCAGATCACTATTTCCTGCTGTCGGATGAATTGTTTGCCAAAGAGGCAGAGGCTCTGGCGGGCAGTCCGGTCTGGAAATCCCTTGATGCAGTCAAGAATAACCGTGCATATAACGTGAATTCAACGCTCTGGATCGCTTACTATGGTCCCATTGCTCTCAACATTATCGTAGATCAGGCCTCGGAAGCGCTGCTGGGATCGCATTGA